The Verrucomicrobiota bacterium genome contains a region encoding:
- a CDS encoding histidine triad nucleotide-binding protein, which translates to MSSTLFERIAAREIPADIVFEDEHVVAFRDIAPKAPVHILVVPRKPIARVGEADATDQALLGHLLLKAAEVARAAGLGPTGFRLVINNGRDGGESVPHLHVHILGGRMLGWPPG; encoded by the coding sequence ATGAGCAGCACGCTCTTCGAACGAATCGCCGCGCGCGAAATCCCGGCCGACATCGTCTTCGAGGATGAGCATGTCGTCGCCTTTCGCGACATCGCGCCCAAAGCCCCGGTTCACATACTTGTCGTCCCTCGCAAGCCGATCGCGAGGGTTGGTGAGGCCGACGCAACGGATCAAGCACTGCTTGGCCACCTGCTCTTGAAGGCCGCGGAAGTCGCGCGGGCGGCGGGACTCGGCCCGACGGGATTCCGCCTCGTCATCAACAACGGCCGCGACGGCGGCGAAAGCGTGCCGCACCTGCACGTCCACATCCTCGGCGGGCGCATGCTGGGCTGGCCGCCGGGTTGA
- a CDS encoding phosphopyruvate hydratase yields the protein MTQITDIQAREVLDSRGNPTVEADVRLAGGACGRAAVPSGASTGEHEALELRDGDKARYCGKGVQKAVANVRSKILPALRGMDALDQTAVDGAMLKLDGTETKSRLGANAILAVSLANAKAAAAATGQPLFRYVGGSNAKLLPVPMANVINGGAHSDAPIDFQEFMIVPRGFDTFSRGLQAITEIFHALKGVLKKKGLSTAVGDEGGFAPRLDSAEAAIEAILAATKDAGYKAGRQIFLALDVASSEFYDKASDRYVFKKSSGERLKPEQLVEFYVKLCAKYPIVSIEDGCAEGDWRGWKLLTDKLGATTQLVGDDLFVTNVKFLRKGIESGTANSILVKVNQIGSLTETLNAVELAQTNGYTAVMSHRSGETEDATIADLAVATNCGQIKTGSLSRSDRNAKYNQLLRIEQQLGRSAVYGGKS from the coding sequence ATGACTCAAATCACCGATATCCAAGCCCGAGAAGTCCTCGACTCGCGCGGGAACCCGACCGTTGAGGCCGACGTGCGCCTTGCGGGCGGCGCTTGCGGCCGCGCCGCCGTGCCCTCGGGCGCGAGCACCGGCGAACACGAGGCGCTCGAACTGCGCGACGGCGACAAGGCCCGCTATTGCGGAAAGGGCGTGCAGAAGGCCGTCGCCAACGTGCGCTCGAAAATCCTCCCCGCCCTCCGCGGCATGGACGCGCTCGACCAGACGGCCGTGGACGGCGCGATGCTCAAGCTCGACGGCACCGAGACGAAGTCCCGGCTCGGCGCGAACGCCATCCTCGCCGTCTCGCTCGCGAACGCAAAGGCCGCGGCCGCCGCAACCGGCCAGCCGCTCTTCCGATACGTCGGCGGCTCGAACGCGAAGCTCCTTCCCGTGCCGATGGCCAACGTCATCAACGGCGGCGCGCACTCGGACGCGCCGATTGACTTCCAGGAGTTCATGATCGTCCCGCGCGGCTTCGACACGTTCTCGCGCGGCCTGCAGGCCATCACGGAGATTTTCCACGCGCTCAAGGGCGTGCTCAAGAAGAAGGGTCTCAGCACGGCCGTCGGCGACGAGGGCGGCTTCGCGCCCAGGCTCGACAGCGCCGAGGCGGCCATCGAGGCCATCCTCGCCGCGACGAAGGACGCGGGTTACAAGGCCGGCCGGCAAATCTTCCTGGCGCTCGACGTGGCCAGCAGCGAGTTCTACGACAAGGCCAGCGACCGTTACGTGTTCAAAAAGAGCAGCGGCGAACGCCTCAAGCCGGAGCAGCTCGTCGAGTTCTACGTCAAGCTCTGCGCAAAGTATCCCATCGTCAGCATCGAGGACGGCTGCGCCGAAGGCGACTGGCGCGGCTGGAAGCTGCTCACGGACAAGCTCGGCGCGACCACGCAGCTTGTCGGCGACGACCTGTTCGTCACGAACGTGAAGTTCCTCCGGAAAGGCATCGAGAGCGGCACGGCCAACTCGATTCTCGTGAAGGTCAACCAGATCGGCTCCCTCACCGAGACGCTTAACGCCGTGGAACTCGCGCAGACGAACGGCTACACGGCGGTCATGAGCCACCGCTCGGGCGAGACGGAGGACGCGACGATTGCGGACCTCGCCGTGGCGACGAACTGCGGGCAGATCAAGACCGGCTCGCTCTCGCGCTCGGACCGCAACGCGAAATACAACCAGCTCCTGCGCATCGAGCAGCAGCTCGGACGGAGCGCAGTTTACGGGGGGAAATCCTAG
- a CDS encoding SDR family oxidoreductase, which yields MSDKTLPGKVAMITGGGRGLGKAIALALGGAGVKVALSSRTQAELDSTVAALRATGVDAEAFPADVTDEAAVGRLQRDVLARFGKVHILVNNAGINIRKPVQDFTLAEFRAVMDTTLISTFLMCRAFVPQMKPLGYGRIIGLASTMGHVSIAHRTPYSTAKAGIMGFTRALALELAPDGITVNTISPGPFATEMNMTILNNPELAQTFTSKIPLGRWGKVEEVGALAKFICSEGAAFMTGTDFLIDGGWCAQ from the coding sequence ATGAGCGACAAAACCCTCCCCGGCAAAGTGGCGATGATCACCGGTGGCGGTCGCGGCCTCGGCAAGGCCATCGCCCTCGCTCTCGGCGGCGCGGGTGTCAAGGTCGCGCTCAGCTCGCGCACACAGGCCGAGCTCGACTCGACGGTCGCCGCATTGCGCGCCACGGGCGTGGATGCGGAGGCCTTCCCGGCTGACGTCACCGACGAGGCCGCGGTGGGCCGGTTGCAACGGGACGTTCTCGCGCGATTCGGCAAGGTCCACATCCTCGTCAATAACGCGGGCATCAACATCCGCAAGCCCGTGCAGGACTTCACGCTCGCGGAGTTCCGGGCCGTGATGGACACGACGCTCATCTCCACCTTCCTCATGTGCCGCGCGTTCGTGCCGCAGATGAAGCCGCTTGGCTACGGGCGCATCATCGGCCTCGCCTCGACGATGGGCCATGTGTCCATCGCGCACCGCACGCCCTACAGCACCGCCAAGGCCGGTATCATGGGCTTTACCCGCGCGCTCGCGCTCGAGCTTGCGCCCGACGGCATCACGGTGAACACCATCAGCCCGGGGCCGTTCGCCACGGAGATGAACATGACGATCCTCAACAATCCCGAGCTCGCGCAGACGTTTACATCGAAGATTCCGCTTGGGCGCTGGGGCAAGGTTGAGGAAGTCGGTGCGCTCGCGAAGTTCATCTGCTCCGAGGGCGCGGCTTTCATGACGGGCACGGACTTCCTCATCGACGGCGGCTGGTGCGCGCAATGA